One window from the genome of Kryptolebias marmoratus isolate JLee-2015 linkage group LG1, ASM164957v2, whole genome shotgun sequence encodes:
- the rhobtb4 gene encoding rho related BTB domain containing 4 isoform X2 yields the protein MDIDTDYERPNVETIKCVVVGDNAVGKTRLICARACNATLTQYQLLATHVPTVWAIDQYRVCQEVLERSRDVVDEVSVSLRLWDTFGDHHKDRRFAYGRSDVVVLCFSLANPNSLRHVRTMWFPEIKHFCPRTPIILVGCQLDLRYADLDAVNRARRPLAKPIKPTDILPPERGHEVAKELGIPYYETSIVAQFGVKDVFDNAIRAALISRRHLQFWKSHLKKVQRPLLQAPFLPPRPPRPILGIPDPPLTDGEGPDSLFCHRLCADVLFLLQGGASRVFAHKVYLATSCSKFYDLFTLDLGGLCKGQRGEEQDRKENVESGEEDEQSRRGAKEQAGRTKSLDIDKDGVDGGVRGLNRPQLLQQGSLRTSQSDNALPSRAQYSLGALGTGRALSGWGRGFLSVCLEHVDDPMTGRPRLMTVVAMDPLIQEEPFKAVLQYLYTGSLDESRSDLMQVATIAELLEVFDLRMMVANVLNRESFMNQEITKAFHVRRANRIKECLNKGTFADVVFRLDDGCLPAHKPLLISSCDWMAAMFRGSFMESYIEEVSIPNTSTACMRGVLEFLYCGLLTPCPGLEPMELIILANRLCLPRLVALTEQHAVDELLQQTVKGADIDGQVLAYLELAQFHNAKQLSAWCLHHICTNYNSICRKFPKDMKAMSADNQRHFEKHRWPPVWFLKEEDRYLRSQKEREREEEILRKQHTKRGWCFWRHPSSSPHVS from the exons ATGGATATAGACACTGACTATGAGCGGCCCAATGTGGAAACCATTAAatgtgtggtggtgggggataATGCAGTAGGTAAGACCAGGCTAATCTGTGCCCGGGCCTGCAATGCCACACTCACTCAGTATCAGCTGCTCGCCACCCACGTGCCAACCGTCTGGGCCATCGACCAGTACCGTGTATGCCAGGAG GTGTTGGAGAGATCTCGTGATGTAGTAGATGAGGTCAGCGTGTCCCTGAGGTTATGGGACACATTCGGGGATCATCACAAAGACAGACGATTTGCCTATGGCAG GTCTGACGTTGTGGTGCTGTGCTTCTCACTGGCTAATCCCAATTCCCTGCGCCACGTTCGCACCATGTGGTTTCCGGAGATCAAGCACTTCTGTCCTCGAACACCCATCATCCTGGTTGGCTGCCAGCTGGATCTGCGCTACGCTGACCTGGATGCCGTTAACCGCGCACGACGGCCGTTAGCAAA GCCCATCAAACCTACAGATATTCTTCCCCCAGAGAGGGGCCACGAGGTGGCAAAAGAACTTGGTATTCCCTACTACGAGACCAGCATAGTTGCCCAGTTTGGAGTCAAAGACGTTTTTGACAATGCAATCCGCGCTGCCCTCATCTCTCGCCGACATCTGCAGTTCTGGAAGTCACACCTGAAAAAGGTCCAGAGGCCCCTTCTCCAGGCGCCCTTTTTGCCTCCCCGCCCGCCACGCCCCATCCTGGGCATCCCGGACCCGCCTCTGACAGACGGCGAAGGCCCTGACTCCCTTTTCTGTCACCGTCTTTGTGCagatgttctttttcttctgcagggCGGCGCCTCTCGAGTTTTTGCACACAAGGTTTATCTGGCTACGTCCTGCTCCAAGTTCTATGACCTTTTCACCCTTGACCTCGGCGGGTTGTGTAAGGGGCAGCGGGGAGAGGAACAGGACAGGAAGGAAAACGTGGAGAGTGGGGAAGAGGATGAGCAGAGCAGGAGAGGAGCCAAAGAGCAAGCCGGGCGCACTAAGAGCTTAGATATTGATAAGGACGGCGTGGATGGAGGTGTGAGGGGTTTGAACCGACCCCAGCTGCTCCAGCAGGGATCTTTGAGGACTTCCCAGAGTGACAATGCACTGCCTTCTCGAGCCCAGTACTCCTTGGGAGCACTAGGGACGGGTCGAGCACTTTCTGGATGGGGAAGGGGGTTCCTGAGCGTGTGTCTGGAGCATGTGGATGATCCCATGACTGGACGGCCTCGACTCATGACAGTAGTAGCCATGGATCCACTTATACAGGAAGAACCGTTCAAG GCAGTGCTTCAGTACTTGTACACCGGCAGTCTGGATGAGAGTCGAAGTGATCTGATGCAGGTGGCCACCATCGCAGAGCTCCTTGAGGTGTTTGACCTACGGATGATGGTGGCAAATGTTCTGAACAGAGAGAGCTTCATGAACCAGGAGATCACCAAGGCCTTCCACGTCCGCAGAGCCAACCGCATCAAAGAGTGCCTCAATAAAGGGACTTTTGCTG ATGTGGTGTTCCGCCTGGATGACGGCTGCCTCCCGGCCCACAAGCCCCTGCTCATTTCAAGCTGTGACTGGATGGCTGCCATGTTCCGTGGCTCTTTCATGGAAAGTTACATTGAGGAG GTCTCTATTCCCAACACCAGCACAGCCTGCATGCGCGGGGTACTTGAGTTCTTGTACTGCGGTCTCCTGACGCCTTGTCCTGGTTTAGAGCCCATGGAGTTAATCATCCTGGCCAACCGGCTCTGTTTGCCACGCCTTGTCGCCCTCACTG AGCAGCATGCTGTGGATGAGCTTCTTCAGCAGACAGTGAAAGGAGCTGATATTGATGGACAGGTGTTGGCATATCTTGAGCTTGCACAG TTCCACAATGCCAAACAGCTGTCTGCTTGGTGTCTCCATCACATCTGCACTAATTACAACAGCATCTGCCGCAAATTTCCCAAAGATATGAAGGCCATGTCTGCAG ACAACCAGAGGCACTTTGAGAAGCATCGCTGGCCTCCTGTGTGGTTCTTGAAGGAGGAAGATCGCTATCTGCGCTCTCAAAAGGAGCGCGAGCGCGAGGAAGAGATCCTGCGTAAACAGCACACAAAAAGGGGCTGGTGTTTCTGGAGGCACCCGTCTTCCTCTCCACACGTCTCCTAA
- the rhobtb4 gene encoding rho related BTB domain containing 4 isoform X1 — translation MWVNSGTVGRALSMDIDTDYERPNVETIKCVVVGDNAVGKTRLICARACNATLTQYQLLATHVPTVWAIDQYRVCQEVLERSRDVVDEVSVSLRLWDTFGDHHKDRRFAYGRSDVVVLCFSLANPNSLRHVRTMWFPEIKHFCPRTPIILVGCQLDLRYADLDAVNRARRPLAKPIKPTDILPPERGHEVAKELGIPYYETSIVAQFGVKDVFDNAIRAALISRRHLQFWKSHLKKVQRPLLQAPFLPPRPPRPILGIPDPPLTDGEGPDSLFCHRLCADVLFLLQGGASRVFAHKVYLATSCSKFYDLFTLDLGGLCKGQRGEEQDRKENVESGEEDEQSRRGAKEQAGRTKSLDIDKDGVDGGVRGLNRPQLLQQGSLRTSQSDNALPSRAQYSLGALGTGRALSGWGRGFLSVCLEHVDDPMTGRPRLMTVVAMDPLIQEEPFKAVLQYLYTGSLDESRSDLMQVATIAELLEVFDLRMMVANVLNRESFMNQEITKAFHVRRANRIKECLNKGTFADVVFRLDDGCLPAHKPLLISSCDWMAAMFRGSFMESYIEEVSIPNTSTACMRGVLEFLYCGLLTPCPGLEPMELIILANRLCLPRLVALTEQHAVDELLQQTVKGADIDGQVLAYLELAQFHNAKQLSAWCLHHICTNYNSICRKFPKDMKAMSADNQRHFEKHRWPPVWFLKEEDRYLRSQKEREREEEILRKQHTKRGWCFWRHPSSSPHVS, via the exons GGCCCTCTCCATGGATATAGACACTGACTATGAGCGGCCCAATGTGGAAACCATTAAatgtgtggtggtgggggataATGCAGTAGGTAAGACCAGGCTAATCTGTGCCCGGGCCTGCAATGCCACACTCACTCAGTATCAGCTGCTCGCCACCCACGTGCCAACCGTCTGGGCCATCGACCAGTACCGTGTATGCCAGGAG GTGTTGGAGAGATCTCGTGATGTAGTAGATGAGGTCAGCGTGTCCCTGAGGTTATGGGACACATTCGGGGATCATCACAAAGACAGACGATTTGCCTATGGCAG GTCTGACGTTGTGGTGCTGTGCTTCTCACTGGCTAATCCCAATTCCCTGCGCCACGTTCGCACCATGTGGTTTCCGGAGATCAAGCACTTCTGTCCTCGAACACCCATCATCCTGGTTGGCTGCCAGCTGGATCTGCGCTACGCTGACCTGGATGCCGTTAACCGCGCACGACGGCCGTTAGCAAA GCCCATCAAACCTACAGATATTCTTCCCCCAGAGAGGGGCCACGAGGTGGCAAAAGAACTTGGTATTCCCTACTACGAGACCAGCATAGTTGCCCAGTTTGGAGTCAAAGACGTTTTTGACAATGCAATCCGCGCTGCCCTCATCTCTCGCCGACATCTGCAGTTCTGGAAGTCACACCTGAAAAAGGTCCAGAGGCCCCTTCTCCAGGCGCCCTTTTTGCCTCCCCGCCCGCCACGCCCCATCCTGGGCATCCCGGACCCGCCTCTGACAGACGGCGAAGGCCCTGACTCCCTTTTCTGTCACCGTCTTTGTGCagatgttctttttcttctgcagggCGGCGCCTCTCGAGTTTTTGCACACAAGGTTTATCTGGCTACGTCCTGCTCCAAGTTCTATGACCTTTTCACCCTTGACCTCGGCGGGTTGTGTAAGGGGCAGCGGGGAGAGGAACAGGACAGGAAGGAAAACGTGGAGAGTGGGGAAGAGGATGAGCAGAGCAGGAGAGGAGCCAAAGAGCAAGCCGGGCGCACTAAGAGCTTAGATATTGATAAGGACGGCGTGGATGGAGGTGTGAGGGGTTTGAACCGACCCCAGCTGCTCCAGCAGGGATCTTTGAGGACTTCCCAGAGTGACAATGCACTGCCTTCTCGAGCCCAGTACTCCTTGGGAGCACTAGGGACGGGTCGAGCACTTTCTGGATGGGGAAGGGGGTTCCTGAGCGTGTGTCTGGAGCATGTGGATGATCCCATGACTGGACGGCCTCGACTCATGACAGTAGTAGCCATGGATCCACTTATACAGGAAGAACCGTTCAAG GCAGTGCTTCAGTACTTGTACACCGGCAGTCTGGATGAGAGTCGAAGTGATCTGATGCAGGTGGCCACCATCGCAGAGCTCCTTGAGGTGTTTGACCTACGGATGATGGTGGCAAATGTTCTGAACAGAGAGAGCTTCATGAACCAGGAGATCACCAAGGCCTTCCACGTCCGCAGAGCCAACCGCATCAAAGAGTGCCTCAATAAAGGGACTTTTGCTG ATGTGGTGTTCCGCCTGGATGACGGCTGCCTCCCGGCCCACAAGCCCCTGCTCATTTCAAGCTGTGACTGGATGGCTGCCATGTTCCGTGGCTCTTTCATGGAAAGTTACATTGAGGAG GTCTCTATTCCCAACACCAGCACAGCCTGCATGCGCGGGGTACTTGAGTTCTTGTACTGCGGTCTCCTGACGCCTTGTCCTGGTTTAGAGCCCATGGAGTTAATCATCCTGGCCAACCGGCTCTGTTTGCCACGCCTTGTCGCCCTCACTG AGCAGCATGCTGTGGATGAGCTTCTTCAGCAGACAGTGAAAGGAGCTGATATTGATGGACAGGTGTTGGCATATCTTGAGCTTGCACAG TTCCACAATGCCAAACAGCTGTCTGCTTGGTGTCTCCATCACATCTGCACTAATTACAACAGCATCTGCCGCAAATTTCCCAAAGATATGAAGGCCATGTCTGCAG ACAACCAGAGGCACTTTGAGAAGCATCGCTGGCCTCCTGTGTGGTTCTTGAAGGAGGAAGATCGCTATCTGCGCTCTCAAAAGGAGCGCGAGCGCGAGGAAGAGATCCTGCGTAAACAGCACACAAAAAGGGGCTGGTGTTTCTGGAGGCACCCGTCTTCCTCTCCACACGTCTCCTAA